A genomic segment from Nitrosopumilus sp. K4 encodes:
- a CDS encoding single-stranded DNA-binding protein, with translation MSEFDNLIEKLLELKPELTREEIDEQIKQKKEKIGAGYLTDQGALFLIASDLGVSLSEPLKVEMGLKDLYAGAKEISLETRVLNVSPAKQYSRKDGSPFYLRTMTVYDTNSTASVKLWDDKANLPGIENLKPGDLIKIIKAYVKSDLNGAPTINIGSGSNIESIDNNSEIPSIENITKDVSELKEGEKDLVTSGTLDGLISSMEFTNSRGNPGKALRMRLKGKDGSSMRVVLWGKDESDIPNMISQGAKVRLLGVKIRSGNQGLEIHGSDSTLIEIEGGKEAEPVIARVLSISQSENGKNMILAVDKNKNTYNISDYSNSTTICSEGDVIECMPSKVYGNSITLDENSFVRKLENDESIPSLSQLRTKISDVKVDGNYCVEAIILKVPERREVQTKSGESISLSEMFVEDDTGQIWIKGWRNQARLIDKCELGEIISVTGLNAKAGLEGRIELFLTPFSKITKKN, from the coding sequence TTGTCTGAATTTGATAATCTTATTGAAAAATTACTTGAATTAAAACCAGAATTGACTAGAGAAGAAATTGATGAGCAAATAAAGCAAAAAAAAGAAAAAATCGGAGCAGGATATCTAACAGATCAAGGAGCATTGTTTCTTATTGCATCAGATTTAGGAGTATCATTATCTGAACCACTAAAAGTGGAGATGGGACTAAAGGATCTTTATGCAGGTGCAAAAGAGATTTCGCTTGAAACTAGAGTCCTGAATGTTTCTCCTGCAAAACAATATTCAAGAAAAGATGGTTCTCCATTCTATCTAAGAACAATGACAGTTTATGATACAAATTCAACAGCAAGTGTTAAACTATGGGACGATAAAGCTAATCTTCCTGGAATTGAAAATCTGAAACCTGGTGATCTGATAAAAATTATCAAAGCATATGTAAAATCAGATCTTAATGGCGCACCAACAATTAACATTGGTTCCGGTTCAAATATAGAATCAATTGACAACAACAGTGAAATCCCAAGTATTGAAAATATTACAAAAGATGTAAGTGAGCTAAAAGAAGGAGAAAAAGATTTGGTCACGTCTGGAACATTAGATGGATTAATTTCTAGTATGGAATTTACAAATTCAAGAGGCAATCCTGGAAAAGCTCTCAGAATGAGGCTAAAAGGCAAGGATGGAAGTTCTATGAGAGTGGTGTTATGGGGAAAAGATGAGTCTGATATTCCGAATATGATATCACAAGGAGCTAAAGTCAGGCTGTTAGGAGTCAAGATAAGATCTGGAAATCAGGGATTAGAGATTCATGGTAGTGATTCAACACTAATTGAAATTGAAGGTGGAAAAGAAGCTGAGCCTGTTATAGCTAGAGTCTTATCAATCTCACAATCAGAAAATGGAAAAAATATGATATTGGCTGTTGATAAAAATAAAAACACCTACAACATTAGTGATTATTCAAATTCTACAACCATATGTAGTGAAGGAGATGTAATAGAATGTATGCCATCAAAAGTTTATGGAAATTCAATCACATTAGATGAAAATTCATTTGTTAGAAAACTAGAAAATGATGAATCTATTCCATCATTATCACAGTTAAGAACAAAGATTAGCGATGTTAAAGTTGATGGAAACTATTGTGTTGAAGCAATAATTTTGAAAGTTCCAGAAAGAAGAGAAGTACAAACAAAATCAGGAGAATCAATTTCACTTTCTGAAATGTTTGTAGAAGACGACACAGGGCAAATATGGATAAAGGGTTGGAGAAATCAAGCTAGATTAATTGACAAATGTGAATTAGGTGAAATAATTTCTGTCACAGGACTAAATGCAAAAGCAGGATTGGAAGGTAGGATAGAATTATTTTTGACCCCGTTTTCTAAAATAACCAAGAAAAACTAA
- a CDS encoding DEAD/DEAH box helicase has translation MKKQDQTQQKNQIPDSKIFSLFENFGFTNLTEIQKKASPIVLQKKDCLIIAPTGSGKTECSVIPIFSLIKNSRNVGKIKALYITPLRALNRDVFRRITKYAHENELSIEIRHGDTTQSARKKITENPPDVLITTPETLVILLTQQKMLDALSELEWIVIDEVHELLASERGAQLSLSIERLQLISKFPLTKIGLSATVGNFEEAGKFVVGSKRKCQIIRDTSVRKYDVEVQYVDGTISDVADKILEYVKKQDLDSPILLFTNTRGEAEFLASILKEKSSEKIELHHGSLSKEVREDTELTLREGKRGIVVCTSSLELGLDIGSVDLVIHYGSPRQVSKLVQRIGRSRHNRDASARGLIITNNADDEFEARAILDRIKEGSIEEQKIHDGSLDVLAHHLVGLTMQIGEIPVDFALTTIRNAYPFRNLKLEDLIGVLDLLDSNYLIFFDRTKMTFWKKGRSFKYYFENLSTIPDILKFKVFDSVGKKIIGTLDQRFVGDFGDSGNIFVLKGTQWRILNIDEKSLSVNVEPFRGGGITVPYWEGENIPIDYNTAKKVGLFRTKVRKGYLNLINKTIENLNFEISNENSIVIESSKTQGSIVIHSCFGTKINSTLSTLLSSMLSSLLGSIVDSRSDGYRIVLSSRSRISEKLFLEVLKDDYDLYSIVTASLSGTHNVNWRTWCVAKKFGVVGRGAIYEKKSARFLYERYSKTSLVKEALRELFHDKYDLSSTEKILKKIREDEISVKWIEVDKFSKLAEPILDHTTKYYSSPANLDKGILDLVKTRLAKTKHRLICARCGKWERVIETNEVKNILICPYCKGRQITATFYSDYDLPKIIRKKHDGKKLTSEEKHKFDRAWKVSSLIENFGKTAITVISGYGVGADTAARILRNMVDEEHLLKQIYEAERQYVVTRGFWDS, from the coding sequence AATTAAAGCACTTTACATTACTCCTCTTAGAGCATTAAACCGAGATGTTTTTCGACGAATAACAAAGTATGCTCATGAAAATGAACTATCAATCGAAATTAGGCATGGCGATACTACTCAATCTGCAAGAAAAAAAATCACTGAAAATCCACCTGATGTACTTATCACAACTCCTGAAACCTTAGTTATACTACTTACACAACAAAAAATGCTTGATGCATTGTCTGAATTAGAGTGGATAGTAATCGATGAAGTCCATGAATTATTGGCAAGTGAACGAGGTGCACAATTGTCACTTAGCATTGAAAGATTACAACTAATATCCAAATTTCCCCTTACAAAAATTGGATTATCAGCTACAGTAGGAAATTTTGAAGAAGCTGGAAAGTTTGTAGTAGGCTCAAAAAGAAAATGTCAAATTATTAGAGATACTTCTGTAAGAAAATATGATGTTGAGGTACAGTATGTTGATGGAACTATCTCTGATGTTGCAGATAAAATTCTGGAATATGTGAAAAAACAAGATCTTGACTCTCCTATTCTATTATTTACAAATACTAGAGGTGAAGCAGAATTTTTAGCATCAATTCTCAAAGAAAAATCCTCTGAAAAAATTGAGCTTCATCATGGTTCTTTATCAAAAGAAGTTAGAGAAGACACTGAACTCACTCTTAGAGAAGGAAAACGTGGAATAGTTGTATGTACATCTTCATTAGAATTAGGTTTGGATATAGGTTCAGTTGATTTGGTAATTCATTACGGTTCACCACGTCAAGTGTCAAAACTAGTTCAAAGAATAGGAAGAAGCAGACATAATAGAGATGCTTCGGCAAGAGGCCTAATCATCACAAATAATGCAGATGATGAATTTGAAGCAAGAGCAATACTTGATAGGATTAAGGAAGGTTCAATTGAAGAACAAAAAATACACGATGGTTCATTAGATGTTTTGGCTCATCATCTGGTTGGATTAACCATGCAAATAGGAGAAATTCCTGTAGATTTTGCATTAACAACTATCAGAAACGCATATCCTTTCAGAAATTTGAAACTTGAAGATCTTATTGGAGTCTTGGATCTACTTGATTCAAATTATTTAATTTTTTTTGACAGAACTAAAATGACATTTTGGAAAAAAGGACGTTCATTCAAATATTATTTTGAAAATCTCTCCACAATCCCCGATATTCTAAAATTCAAGGTATTTGACAGTGTTGGAAAAAAAATTATCGGTACTTTGGATCAAAGATTTGTAGGAGATTTTGGTGATTCAGGAAATATTTTTGTCCTAAAGGGCACTCAATGGAGAATTCTAAACATTGATGAAAAATCTCTATCAGTAAATGTAGAACCATTTAGGGGTGGAGGAATAACAGTTCCCTATTGGGAAGGAGAGAACATACCTATTGATTACAACACTGCAAAAAAAGTTGGCCTATTTCGTACTAAAGTCAGAAAAGGTTATTTGAATTTGATCAATAAAACTATTGAAAATCTTAATTTTGAAATATCTAATGAAAATTCTATTGTAATTGAATCAAGTAAAACTCAAGGTTCTATTGTAATTCATTCATGCTTTGGAACAAAAATTAATTCAACATTATCTACATTACTATCTTCAATGCTGTCATCTTTGTTAGGTTCTATTGTGGATTCAAGAAGTGATGGGTATAGAATAGTTTTATCATCACGATCTAGAATATCTGAAAAACTCTTTTTAGAAGTTCTAAAAGATGATTATGATCTTTATTCAATTGTTACTGCATCTCTTTCTGGAACCCATAATGTTAATTGGCGGACATGGTGTGTTGCAAAAAAATTTGGTGTTGTTGGCAGAGGCGCAATATATGAGAAAAAATCAGCACGATTTTTGTATGAAAGATATTCAAAAACATCTCTTGTTAAAGAAGCATTACGTGAATTATTCCATGATAAGTATGATCTTTCAAGTACAGAAAAAATCCTCAAAAAAATAAGAGAGGATGAAATTTCAGTCAAATGGATTGAAGTAGATAAATTTTCGAAACTTGCAGAACCAATTTTGGATCATACTACAAAATATTACTCTTCCCCTGCAAATCTTGACAAAGGCATACTTGATCTTGTAAAAACACGACTTGCAAAAACAAAACATCGCCTAATTTGTGCAAGATGTGGAAAATGGGAAAGAGTAATTGAAACAAATGAAGTTAAGAATATCTTGATTTGTCCCTACTGTAAGGGACGACAAATTACTGCAACATTCTACTCTGATTATGATCTTCCAAAGATTATTCGAAAAAAACATGATGGTAAAAAATTAACTTCTGAAGAAAAACACAAGTTTGATAGAGCATGGAAAGTTTCATCATTGATAGAAAATTTTGGAAAGACAGCCATTACTGTAATTTCAGGATATGGTGTTGGTGCAGATACGGCAGCAAGGATTTTACGAAATATGGTTGATGAAGAACATCTCTTAAAGCAAATTTATGAAGCTGAAAGGCAATATGTAGTAACAAGGGGATTTTGGGATTCTTAG